In a genomic window of Gloeocapsopsis dulcis:
- a CDS encoding aspartate kinase, giving the protein MALIVQKYGGTSVGSVERIQAVAQRVMQTVKAGNSLVVVVSAMGKTTDGLVKLANAISPNPCRREMDMLLSTGEQVSIALLSMALQELGQPAVSLTGAQVGIVTEAEHTRARILQISSQRIEKYLKDRKVVVVAGFQGISSTTDWEITTLGRGGSDTSAVALAAALKATCCEIYTDVPGILTTDPRIVPEAQLMNEITSDEMLELASLGAKVLHPRAVEIARNYGVELVVRSSWSDELGTKVISPQPQSRSLVGLEITKPVDGVEYDTDQAKVALLRVPDRPGVAARLFGEIARQNLDVDLIIQSIHESNTNDIAFTVTTPILKRAEAVAQAIAPVLRSQNASQEEAEVMVQQQIAKVSIVGAGMIGRPGVAAQMFATLSDAGINIQMISTSEVKVSCVINAADCDRAIDVLCRTFEVNRQESLSKNEHIPIQNQKSPPVRGVALDLKQARLAIRQVHDRPGTAAKLFGLLAQHNISVDMIIQSQRCHVVDGVPKRDIAFTVAQIDAEEARRVLAEAAAECGWGEVVVDSAIAKVSIVGAGMVGQPGVAARMFEALAQHKINIQMITTSEIKISCVVAQEQGILALKAIHTAFELGSDQQIQVPA; this is encoded by the coding sequence ATGGCACTAATTGTCCAGAAATACGGTGGTACCTCGGTTGGTTCCGTTGAGCGTATTCAAGCAGTTGCTCAGCGCGTGATGCAAACAGTGAAGGCAGGAAACTCGCTGGTAGTTGTTGTTTCGGCAATGGGTAAAACTACCGATGGACTGGTCAAATTAGCCAACGCTATTTCACCGAATCCTTGTCGCCGTGAAATGGATATGCTGCTTTCTACAGGCGAACAAGTATCGATCGCTCTCCTCAGTATGGCGTTGCAAGAATTAGGACAACCCGCTGTTTCGCTGACTGGCGCACAAGTAGGAATTGTAACTGAAGCCGAACACACTCGCGCTCGGATTTTACAAATTAGTTCCCAGCGAATTGAAAAGTATCTCAAAGATCGCAAAGTTGTTGTTGTCGCTGGATTTCAAGGAATTAGTAGTACCACAGACTGGGAAATTACGACTCTAGGACGTGGAGGTTCAGATACTTCTGCTGTAGCTTTAGCAGCAGCACTCAAAGCAACTTGTTGTGAAATCTACACTGATGTCCCAGGAATTTTAACAACAGATCCCCGTATCGTGCCAGAAGCACAGCTGATGAATGAAATTACCAGCGATGAAATGCTAGAACTCGCAAGCTTGGGTGCAAAAGTTCTGCATCCGCGTGCAGTAGAAATTGCCCGAAACTACGGTGTTGAATTGGTAGTACGCTCAAGCTGGAGTGATGAACTTGGCACAAAAGTGATTTCTCCTCAACCCCAGTCGCGATCGCTTGTTGGCTTAGAAATTACCAAACCAGTAGACGGCGTAGAATACGACACCGATCAAGCAAAAGTTGCTTTACTGCGCGTCCCCGATCGCCCTGGTGTGGCAGCACGCTTATTTGGAGAAATTGCTCGGCAAAATTTAGATGTTGATTTAATTATTCAATCAATTCATGAAAGTAACACCAACGACATCGCCTTTACTGTAACAACACCCATTCTCAAACGTGCAGAAGCTGTAGCACAGGCGATCGCTCCAGTTTTGCGATCGCAAAACGCCTCTCAAGAAGAAGCGGAAGTCATGGTGCAACAACAAATTGCCAAAGTGAGTATTGTCGGTGCAGGGATGATCGGGCGTCCTGGTGTTGCTGCCCAGATGTTTGCTACGCTTTCAGATGCAGGAATCAATATTCAGATGATTTCTACCTCTGAAGTCAAAGTGAGCTGTGTCATTAATGCCGCAGACTGCGATCGCGCCATTGACGTTTTATGTCGCACTTTTGAAGTTAATAGACAAGAATCACTGAGCAAAAACGAACATATACCTATCCAAAATCAAAAATCACCTCCTGTGCGAGGTGTAGCTTTGGATCTCAAGCAAGCACGACTGGCAATTCGCCAAGTCCACGATCGCCCAGGAACAGCAGCTAAATTATTTGGACTTCTGGCGCAACATAATATCAGCGTAGATATGATTATTCAGTCACAGCGTTGTCATGTTGTTGATGGTGTACCCAAACGCGATATTGCCTTTACTGTGGCTCAAATTGATGCCGAAGAAGCCCGTCGAGTGCTAGCAGAAGCTGCAGCAGAGTGTGGTTGGGGTGAAGTTGTCGTTGATAGTGCGATCGCTAAAGTCAGTATCGTTGGTGCAGGAATGGTGGGACAACCAGGTGTTGCTGCACGGATGTTTGAAGCACTAGCTCAACACAAAATAAATATTCAAATGATTACTACTTCAGAAATCAAAATTAGCTGTGTAGTAGCCCAGGAACAGGGCATTCTTGCTTTGAAAGCAATTCATACAGCTTTTGAACTCGGTAGCGATCAACAAATTCAAGTGCCAGCATAA
- the tnpA gene encoding IS200/IS605 family transposase produces the protein MTTQFRRERHSVSDLKLHLVCVTKYRRAVFTPESLEVIEKSFNAVAQKMNFQILEFNGESDHIYTLIEHPPKLSVSQMVNALKGVSSRKYGQARFPKPYGKDALWSPSYFVSSVGGAPIEILKQYIR, from the coding sequence ATGACAACTCAATTTCGGAGAGAAAGACATAGTGTTTCGGATCTTAAGCTTCACTTGGTCTGTGTGACTAAGTACCGTAGAGCAGTATTCACCCCAGAAAGTCTTGAGGTAATTGAAAAGTCCTTCAACGCAGTTGCTCAGAAAATGAATTTTCAAATTCTCGAATTTAACGGAGAATCAGACCATATCTACACATTGATTGAGCATCCGCCTAAGCTTTCTGTATCACAAATGGTCAATGCTCTTAAAGGAGTGTCAAGCCGTAAATATGGTCAGGCAAGATTCCCTAAGCCCTATGGGAAAGATGCCCTCTGGAGTCCTAGCTATTTTGTTAGTTCCGTTGGGGGCGCACCGATTGAAATTCTTAAGCAATACATTAGGTAA
- a CDS encoding RNA-guided endonuclease InsQ/TnpB family protein, giving the protein MKARYQYCFYPTDQQQQSLAQLFGCVRVVWNDALAFSKVNKYPGYNSLAKSLTLSKKTEGRQWLNDVSSVPLQQSLKQLEIAYKNYFDSLKRKRKDFAVSAQPNGKKVGQPRFKKKTNAQSATFTKAAFSIKDGNVYLAKIGNLKPIWSRELPSEPSSVTVIKDCANCYFLSFVVEIEPNQIDAKNQSIGIDLGIKTFATMSNGEKVESPNYSKQDRKIRKLQRKLARQRKDSKRRNKTRIQIAKLHNQIVDTRKDFLHKLSTKIVNENQTIVLEDLNVSGMVKNRRLARSISLQGWREFRTLCEAKSEKLGREFQTINRWEPTSQICSDCGFRWGKLDLSIRSVLCLNCGTEQDRDENAARNIEAVALREVPSRKHLQQEMVGTGHRHDLKWTGSDRKTSAEASYCEPPRITVTSVR; this is encoded by the coding sequence ATGAAAGCCAGATATCAGTATTGCTTCTATCCAACCGACCAACAGCAGCAGAGCTTAGCTCAGTTGTTTGGTTGCGTCCGTGTTGTATGGAACGATGCTTTAGCTTTCAGCAAGGTTAATAAATATCCTGGTTACAACAGTTTGGCTAAGTCTCTCACTTTGTCTAAAAAGACCGAGGGAAGGCAATGGCTGAACGATGTTTCGTCGGTTCCGTTGCAGCAATCTCTTAAGCAATTGGAGATAGCCTACAAAAACTATTTCGACTCTCTAAAAAGGAAGCGAAAGGACTTCGCCGTGAGCGCTCAACCGAACGGTAAAAAAGTGGGTCAACCTCGATTCAAGAAAAAGACTAATGCTCAGTCTGCAACGTTCACAAAAGCTGCATTCTCTATCAAAGACGGAAATGTGTATCTTGCAAAAATCGGCAACTTGAAACCGATCTGGTCTAGGGAACTGCCGTCAGAACCGAGTTCTGTTACGGTCATCAAAGATTGTGCTAATTGCTATTTTCTCAGTTTTGTTGTAGAAATTGAGCCGAATCAAATCGATGCGAAAAACCAAAGTATCGGAATTGATTTAGGAATCAAAACGTTTGCAACCATGAGCAATGGAGAGAAAGTAGAAAGCCCAAACTACTCAAAACAAGATCGCAAAATACGTAAACTTCAGCGCAAGTTAGCACGTCAGCGAAAAGACTCAAAGCGCAGAAACAAAACTCGAATTCAGATTGCAAAACTACACAATCAAATTGTAGATACTCGCAAAGATTTCTTGCACAAGCTATCAACCAAAATCGTTAATGAGAATCAAACTATCGTTTTGGAAGATTTGAATGTGTCTGGAATGGTCAAGAATCGACGATTAGCGCGTTCGATTAGTTTGCAAGGTTGGAGAGAGTTTAGAACACTGTGTGAGGCTAAATCTGAAAAGTTAGGCAGAGAATTTCAAACCATCAATCGATGGGAACCAACAAGCCAGATTTGCTCAGATTGCGGGTTCCGATGGGGTAAGCTCGATTTGTCAATTCGCTCAGTACTTTGCTTAAATTGCGGAACTGAACAGGACAGAGACGAGAATGCAGCCCGAAATATAGAAGCGGTTGCTTTACGGGAGGTTCCCTCCCGTAAGCATTTGCAACAAGAAATGGTCGGCACGGGGCATCGGCACGACCTTAAATGGACGGGGAGCGACCGTAAGACCTCTGCAGAGGCAAGTTACTGTGAGCCGCCAAGAATCACCGTGACTTCAGTCCGGTGA
- a CDS encoding TIGR00300 family protein, producing MTSSIRFLMCPPDHYDVDYVINPWMEGNIHKSSRDRAVDQWQKLHHVIKDHVIVDLVQPQIGVPDMVFTANAGLVLGDRVVLSRFYHKERQGEEPYFKQWFESQGYTVYELQKDLPFEGAGDALLDREGRWLWAGYGFRSELDSHPYLAKWLDIEVVSLRLMDERFYHLDTCFCPLSGGYLLYYPPAFDSYSNRMIEMRVAPEKRIAIAEADAVNFACNAVNIDSVVIMNKASDNLKQRLAKVGFQVSETPLTEFLKAGGAAKCLTLRVTEPVRSEVTANASVESRTIRLEGHLLDTGLINRALDLIIENSGSFQVLKFNLGEQRQSTSTAEVKVSAPSHDVMESILSQLIDLGAVDLPQDERDAKLEPVLQAGVAPDDFYVTTIYPTEVRINGEWVRVQNQRMDGAIAIKQSTNGLLARCKLLRDLEVDEQVVVDVQGIRTIRKTESREQRNAQEFSFMSAGVSSERRVELVVEQVAWELRKIRDQGGKVVVTAGPVVIHTGGGEHLSRLIREGYVQALLGGNAIAVHDMEQNMMGTSLGVDMQRGVAVRGGHRHHLKVINMLRRYGSITKAVEQGALNSGVMYECVRAGVPFSLAGSIRDDGPLPDTQMDLIKAQQEYAQLLEGADMILMLSSMLHSIGVGNMTPAGVKMVCVDINPAVVTKLSDRGSVESVGVVTDVGLFLSLLLQQLDRLTSPYHVAQMV from the coding sequence ATGACTTCTTCGATCCGCTTCCTCATGTGTCCTCCTGACCACTATGACGTGGACTATGTTATTAATCCTTGGATGGAAGGAAATATTCATAAGTCTTCACGCGATCGCGCTGTCGATCAGTGGCAAAAGCTGCACCATGTTATCAAAGATCATGTGATTGTAGACCTCGTACAGCCCCAAATTGGCGTACCTGATATGGTGTTTACTGCCAATGCTGGACTTGTGTTGGGAGATCGTGTTGTTCTCAGTCGTTTCTATCATAAAGAACGTCAGGGAGAGGAGCCATACTTCAAACAATGGTTTGAGTCGCAAGGCTACACTGTGTATGAATTGCAGAAAGACTTGCCATTTGAGGGCGCAGGTGATGCACTACTGGATCGCGAAGGACGTTGGCTGTGGGCTGGTTACGGTTTTCGTTCTGAACTCGACTCGCACCCTTATCTTGCAAAGTGGCTCGACATCGAAGTGGTATCACTACGGTTGATGGATGAGCGCTTTTATCACTTAGATACATGTTTTTGTCCGCTTTCGGGTGGTTATTTACTGTACTATCCACCTGCGTTTGATTCGTATTCCAACCGCATGATTGAAATGCGCGTCGCACCAGAAAAACGAATTGCGATCGCTGAAGCTGATGCAGTCAATTTCGCGTGTAACGCTGTCAATATTGACTCGGTTGTGATTATGAACAAGGCGAGTGACAATCTCAAACAACGTCTCGCCAAAGTCGGATTTCAAGTTAGTGAAACACCATTAACCGAATTTCTCAAAGCAGGTGGTGCGGCGAAGTGCTTGACATTGCGAGTCACCGAACCAGTGCGCAGCGAAGTCACTGCTAATGCATCGGTAGAAAGTCGTACGATTCGCCTCGAAGGACATTTACTTGATACTGGTTTAATCAACCGCGCTTTAGATTTGATTATCGAAAACAGCGGTAGTTTTCAAGTACTCAAATTTAATTTGGGAGAACAACGGCAGAGTACCTCAACCGCAGAGGTAAAAGTTTCTGCACCTTCGCATGATGTGATGGAAAGCATTCTATCGCAACTGATTGACTTGGGTGCAGTCGATCTTCCTCAAGACGAACGCGATGCTAAATTGGAGCCTGTATTGCAAGCTGGAGTTGCACCAGATGACTTTTATGTCACAACGATTTATCCCACAGAAGTGCGGATTAATGGTGAGTGGGTACGAGTGCAAAATCAGCGGATGGATGGGGCGATCGCAATCAAACAAAGTACTAACGGGCTATTGGCACGGTGTAAGCTACTACGCGATTTAGAAGTCGATGAACAAGTTGTTGTTGATGTTCAAGGTATCCGTACAATTCGTAAAACCGAATCACGCGAACAACGCAACGCTCAAGAATTCAGCTTTATGTCTGCAGGAGTTTCTAGCGAACGCCGTGTCGAATTAGTCGTTGAACAAGTCGCATGGGAACTGCGGAAAATCCGCGATCAAGGTGGTAAGGTTGTCGTGACAGCTGGTCCTGTAGTGATTCATACAGGTGGTGGCGAACATCTCTCACGATTGATTCGTGAAGGTTACGTGCAGGCATTACTCGGTGGGAATGCGATCGCTGTCCACGATATGGAACAAAATATGATGGGGACTTCGTTGGGTGTGGATATGCAACGAGGAGTCGCAGTCCGTGGAGGACACCGCCATCATTTAAAGGTAATTAACATGCTCCGTCGTTATGGCAGTATTACAAAAGCTGTTGAACAAGGTGCATTAAACAGTGGTGTGATGTACGAGTGCGTGCGTGCGGGTGTACCCTTCTCGCTTGCCGGTTCAATCCGTGATGATGGACCATTACCTGATACGCAGATGGATTTAATTAAAGCACAGCAAGAATACGCGCAGTTACTAGAAGGCGCAGATATGATTTTGATGCTGTCTTCGATGTTGCATTCGATTGGTGTAGGGAATATGACACCCGCAGGCGTGAAGATGGTGTGTGTTGATATTAATCCGGCGGTAGTGACAAAGTTGAGCGATCGCGGTTCAGTAGAATCAGTTGGTGTCGTTACCGATGTCGGTTTATTCCTCAGTTTGTTGTTGCAACAACTAGATCGATTAACAAGTCCATATCATGTAGCTCAAATGGTTTAA
- a CDS encoding GNAT family N-acetyltransferase, which produces MQNVSLRPITVEDATSVQLYASDARLAATCNVPYPYPSNGGQVFVERCIHARESRQRFPHAILLDGQFVGVIGLNLPDFTNLTAEVDYWLAVPFWGQGIMTQAVGLVAGVAFKELGFCRLFSGCWSKNPASCRVLEKNGFTEISSIVNDGHFGQKFAGETIRRFTLSYDEWQRHMTTA; this is translated from the coding sequence ATGCAAAATGTTTCCTTGCGCCCAATTACCGTAGAAGATGCAACCTCAGTGCAGCTTTATGCTTCAGATGCTCGACTCGCGGCAACTTGTAATGTGCCTTATCCTTACCCGTCCAATGGTGGTCAAGTATTTGTTGAAAGATGTATTCATGCCCGTGAGTCCCGTCAACGATTTCCCCATGCCATTCTTCTTGATGGGCAGTTTGTGGGTGTGATCGGTCTGAATCTTCCCGACTTCACAAATCTGACTGCTGAAGTGGATTATTGGTTAGCGGTTCCATTTTGGGGGCAAGGAATTATGACTCAAGCCGTTGGTTTAGTTGCTGGTGTAGCGTTTAAGGAACTCGGCTTTTGTCGTTTGTTTAGTGGCTGCTGGTCTAAAAATCCAGCTTCGTGTCGGGTTTTAGAAAAAAATGGTTTTACGGAAATATCGAGTATTGTGAATGACGGTCACTTTGGGCAGAAGTTTGCAGGAGAGACAATTCGTAGATTTACCCTCTCATACGACGAATGGCAAAGGCATATGACGACGGCATAA
- a CDS encoding chloramphenicol phosphotransferase CPT family protein: MEQGKIIFLNGISSSGKTTLVRALQDILDGYYFHTGIDQYIERSPTKFHVSSDGKEPSTADGLLWVFPDGCQQVSEIRIGSVGYRLIAGMYSAAAALASIGNDLIIDDVIFDQRVLQIAVRTLLPFHVLFVGVRCSLEIAEQRERERGDRIEGLARFQYPLVHSHGTYDFEVDTSTSSPTVCANQIKQFLQDGSAPKAFHILQDTFARE, from the coding sequence ATGGAACAAGGAAAGATTATCTTCCTTAACGGGATTTCAAGTTCTGGTAAGACAACCCTTGTCAGAGCCTTGCAAGACATCTTAGATGGATATTATTTTCACACTGGCATAGATCAATATATTGAGAGGTCTCCAACTAAGTTCCATGTATCCTCAGATGGTAAAGAGCCATCCACAGCCGATGGTCTCCTGTGGGTATTCCCAGATGGTTGCCAGCAAGTATCTGAAATCCGCATAGGTTCTGTGGGCTATCGGCTGATAGCTGGGATGTATAGTGCTGCTGCTGCACTCGCTTCGATTGGTAACGATCTAATTATTGATGATGTGATTTTTGATCAAAGGGTGTTGCAAATAGCAGTTAGAACTTTATTGCCGTTCCATGTACTTTTTGTTGGTGTGCGTTGTTCACTTGAAATCGCTGAGCAACGGGAACGAGAGAGGGGCGATCGCATCGAGGGACTAGCCAGATTTCAATACCCTCTTGTTCACTCTCATGGCACCTATGACTTTGAAGTTGATACATCTACTTCAAGTCCAACAGTATGTGCGAACCAAATAAAGCAATTTTTACAAGATGGTTCAGCACCAAAGGCATTTCACATACTTCAGGATACTTTTGCTAGAGAGTAG
- a CDS encoding DUF6883 domain-containing protein, with protein MLIPNAENSIVDIRKLRGYCLNPEHDDGKHKARLFLSILGMTAENAEELRQILLEVVRTHEAQLGRQDEFGQRYNLDFIIEWQNRNATFGVVGSSSMVQRPQD; from the coding sequence ATGCTAATTCCCAATGCAGAAAATTCAATTGTTGATATTCGTAAATTGCGTGGTTACTGCCTCAATCCAGAACACGATGACGGCAAGCACAAAGCTCGGTTGTTTTTGTCCATTCTTGGGATGACGGCTGAGAATGCTGAGGAATTACGCCAAATTCTGCTTGAAGTTGTCAGAACCCATGAAGCTCAGTTAGGAAGGCAGGATGAGTTCGGACAACGCTATAATCTGGATTTTATAATCGAATGGCAAAATAGAAATGCGACCTTCGGAGTGGTTGGATCGTCGAGCATGGTTCAAAGACCCCAAGATTAA
- a CDS encoding DUF4926 domain-containing protein: protein MINNTAKLLDVVALTVDLPQYNLWRGQVGTVVETLANGAAFEVEFSDRNGRTYESLGLRPEQIMVLRFEPALPDVEPEMTTA, encoded by the coding sequence GTGATAAACAACACAGCCAAATTGCTAGATGTTGTAGCCTTGACCGTTGATCTTCCCCAGTACAATTTGTGGCGGGGACAGGTTGGTACGGTGGTTGAGACATTAGCTAATGGTGCAGCTTTTGAAGTGGAATTTAGCGATCGCAACGGACGTACTTATGAGTCTTTAGGGTTGCGTCCAGAGCAAATTATGGTGCTACGCTTTGAGCCAGCATTACCCGATGTTGAGCCTGAAATGACTACAGCATAA
- a CDS encoding Crp/Fnr family transcriptional regulator, whose protein sequence is MHSQFHDFIFKLLPDHGVDFSEVDRQLKKREVRKGEYLFREGDVWQFVGFIVKGCFRVFFLKNEKEITFDFFCENRCIVDYESYFRKHSTKFYFQAVEISELLILNESCIQGLFEAPQNGQRLQKILLENLFFRFRDKLLSLYTEEPEERYLNLLQSEPELLQRVPQYYLASYLGIEPESLSRLKRRIASRL, encoded by the coding sequence ATGCATAGTCAATTCCACGACTTCATTTTCAAGCTTTTACCAGATCATGGTGTTGACTTTTCTGAAGTTGACAGACAACTCAAAAAACGAGAAGTCCGCAAAGGGGAATATTTATTCAGAGAAGGAGATGTTTGGCAATTTGTTGGTTTTATTGTTAAAGGCTGCTTCCGTGTCTTTTTCCTCAAAAATGAAAAGGAGATTACATTCGACTTTTTCTGTGAAAATCGTTGCATTGTGGATTACGAAAGCTACTTCCGAAAACACTCGACTAAATTTTATTTTCAAGCTGTTGAGATATCAGAATTACTGATTCTGAATGAGTCCTGCATTCAGGGATTGTTTGAAGCTCCGCAGAACGGACAACGACTACAAAAAATTCTTTTAGAGAATCTATTTTTCAGATTTCGTGACAAATTGCTCTCGCTTTACACCGAGGAACCGGAAGAGCGATATCTCAACTTGCTTCAAAGTGAGCCAGAGCTTTTACAACGGGTGCCTCAATACTATTTAGCTTCCTACCTGGGAATTGAGCCAGAATCTTTGAGTCGTTTGAAGCGACGCATTGCGTCACGCTTATAA